In the Natrinema sp. CBA1119 genome, GGCCCACGAGCGGACGGCGTCGTCGTCGGTATCGACGGAGGCCCGGAGGATGCCGTTCTCGTCGCGCAAGAGGAGGTAGACGACGTCGTCGACGATCATTATCGCGATCGGGACGCCCTCCTCGCGGACCCGTATTTCGGCGTCCTCGGCTGCAAGTAGCGCCTCGAGTTGGTCTCGAAGCTCCGACTCGTCGGCCAGCGCGTCGATCGCGCTGCGGCCGAAGACCCCGCTGAACCGCTGGTTACCGGCGGTCACGCGCTCTCGAACGACGCGCAGCGTCTGTCCGTTGAACGTGTGGGAGAACGTCCGGACATCGTCACCGTCACGGATGAAATCGAGTAAGCGACTCAGCGGCGCGTTCGGCCGCGTCGCGCTGGGGACCGTGATCGTGGCGTCCGAGAGCCGCCGGAGATCGAAGTCCATCGCGTGCGTCGGCAGGTAGTCCACGATATCGCGGAGTTTCCCTTCCGTCTCGAGGATCTCCTGCAAGTCGGTAAACCCCTCCGCGACGAGCCGACCCGTGGCGGTCGCGACGTACTCGCTCCCGTCGTGTCTGATCCACGATCGATCCTCGAAGTCGCCGAGAATCCGTCCCAGCGTCGCCTGCGAAGCGCCGGTCGCGGTCGCCAGTTCGTTGCGCGTGTGTCGTCCCTCCGCCAGCAGTCCGAGCACCTCGACGCGGTTCGCCGAGAGCGCGAGAAACTCGATCTCCTCGAGCGCCGATTCCATACGAGTACTCCGGGTCGCCGCGGGAAATCGTTTTCGTAGCGTGAAAGGCTTTCATGGTCTGGCGGTCTATCGTGGGTCCCGGCTATTTTCCCCGCCCGCCGACCTTTCTTCCTGTGAAATAATTTCTGAACGAAACTATATGCCCGGCGCTCTTACGGTGTAACACGATGATCTTCGCTATTCGCGCGTCGGCCGGTATCGGTTCGACGCACACGATTCGTTCGGGGGTACCGGCATAGATGGTCTCCCGTCGCACTGCCGTTTTCTTCGCCCTCTCGAGTCTGTTCTTCGGCGGGACGTTCGTCGCCGCAAAGGCCGGACTCGCCTACTTCCCGCCGCTGCTGTTTGTCGCACTTCGGTTCGACGTCGCCGCAGTGGTCATGCTTGCGTACGTCGGTCTGACGTCGTCCCGGTCGGAGCTACTTCCGCGGACGCGCGGTGACGTCGGGGGCATCCTCGCGACCGGCGTGCTCGCGATCGGCCTGACGAACGCGCTGTTGTTCGTCGGCCAGCAGTACGTCACCAGCGCGGTCGCTTCGATCATGTACAGCCTCAACCCGATCATGACTCCGGTGTTCGCCGCGTTCTTGCTCTCCGACGAGCGCCTCTCTCCGCGCGGTGGGGCCGGCATGGGACTCGGCCTGCTCGGGGTCGGCCTCGTCGTGAGCCCGGACCCCGCGAACCTGCTGGGGGGTGCCGTCGGCAAGGGGATCCTCTTCGTCGGCGCGATCGCCGCCGCGCTGGGGGCCGTCCTCATCCGCCGGGCCGACAGCGATCTCTCGAGCACGGTCCGCGTCGCCTGGGGACTGCCCTTCGCCGCGGCGCTAAGCCACCTGCTGGCCTGGGCAAGCGGCGAGTCGGCGACCGCGATCACGTGGTCTACCGAGGCGATCCTCGCGCTGGGCTACGTCAGCATCTTCGCCGGCGTCATCGCGTACATCGCTTACTTCGGCCTCATCGATACGGCCGGCGCGATCCGCGCGAACCTGATCTTCTACGTCGTCCCCGTCGTCTCGACGCTCGGCGGCTGGGCGCTGCTCGGCGAGACTATCGACGCGCTCGCGATCGCCGGCTTCCTGACGATCTTCGCCGGCTTCGCGGTCCTGGGAAGCGCCTCGATCGACGTCCGCTCGCTGCTCCCGAGCGCCCTCACTGACGGGATACTTCCGGACGCTATCACCGACGCGTCGCTTCCCGACGACGAGTCGGGGGTCAGGGAGGAACCCCGCGGCTACCGCTCGGACTAGAACAGCGAGAGTTCGCCGGTCACGCTATCGACACGATCGTCCGCCGCCGGGCCGACGGCCAGCGCGGTGACGGTCCCGGGCTCGAGTTGGGTGTGTCCGGCGTCCCGGATGATGGCGGTCGGAATCCCCTCGCTCTTGGCGATCTCGGAGAGTTCGTGCAGTTGCCGCTCACTTTGGCCCTTCAGGACGACTTTCTTCTGGCCGCCCTGTTTCCACTGATCCTGTAGCTGGCTGTCGGCCTTTTCGTAGGCCGACAGCGACGCGTGGGCGACCTGCGCCGCGAGCTTTCCCTGTCCCATGCCGATGTCGGTGCGAGCGACGATTGCCTGTTTCATAGCCGAGACGAGGACGGGGGCGATGTTAGCATTGACTATCTCGGCCCCGCCCGATGGCAGTGCCGTGCTCACCGTCATGGCTGGAGACGAAAATCAGGGCGGGAGATAACGATCATGGCAGGAGACGAAGACGAAGAAGGAGAAAGATAGTTGGCGGCCGACCGAAATGTACAGCACGGTTCGGCACCTTTCCGTCCGTATGTCACCGACCGTCGACGACCTCCGGAACGAGATCCGACTCGCCGTGGGCCGGTACGAACGCGTCGAATCGACCGCGTTCACCAAGGAAGCGCTCGCCGCGATCTGCGACGCCGTGGACGCCGATATCGAGACGGACCGTCTGCCCCCGAAATCGGAGATGCGAGCGGCCGTTCGCCGCCGGACCGATCTCGAGGAGGGGGACGATCCGGACGCCGCCGAGCGCCCCTTCCGGAAAGCGGAACTGGAGTCCCTCGCAGCGTCGCTTCGGAGCGAGTAGCGACTACCGAATTGGGCGACGGAACGGTCGAGAATCCGATCGGCGGACGCTTCGATCAGGTCGCCGATCGGCGTGCCGAGTCAGCAAACGATTTCGCCGTCGAGACAGAGCT is a window encoding:
- a CDS encoding DMT family transporter; protein product: MVSRRTAVFFALSSLFFGGTFVAAKAGLAYFPPLLFVALRFDVAAVVMLAYVGLTSSRSELLPRTRGDVGGILATGVLAIGLTNALLFVGQQYVTSAVASIMYSLNPIMTPVFAAFLLSDERLSPRGGAGMGLGLLGVGLVVSPDPANLLGGAVGKGILFVGAIAAALGAVLIRRADSDLSSTVRVAWGLPFAAALSHLLAWASGESATAITWSTEAILALGYVSIFAGVIAYIAYFGLIDTAGAIRANLIFYVVPVVSTLGGWALLGETIDALAIAGFLTIFAGFAVLGSASIDVRSLLPSALTDGILPDAITDASLPDDESGVREEPRGYRSD
- the pth2 gene encoding peptidyl-tRNA hydrolase Pth2, producing MKQAIVARTDIGMGQGKLAAQVAHASLSAYEKADSQLQDQWKQGGQKKVVLKGQSERQLHELSEIAKSEGIPTAIIRDAGHTQLEPGTVTALAVGPAADDRVDSVTGELSLF
- a CDS encoding winged helix-turn-helix domain-containing protein, whose protein sequence is MESALEEIEFLALSANRVEVLGLLAEGRHTRNELATATGASQATLGRILGDFEDRSWIRHDGSEYVATATGRLVAEGFTDLQEILETEGKLRDIVDYLPTHAMDFDLRRLSDATITVPSATRPNAPLSRLLDFIRDGDDVRTFSHTFNGQTLRVVRERVTAGNQRFSGVFGRSAIDALADESELRDQLEALLAAEDAEIRVREEGVPIAIMIVDDVVYLLLRDENGILRASVDTDDDAVRSWAEDSLDHYWRTATPLEGETLSD